The following is a genomic window from Cinclus cinclus chromosome 7, bCinCin1.1, whole genome shotgun sequence.
ACTTCTGAGACAAAACAATGATGAAGATGATAATCCAGTCCCATGGGACAAAAGAAACAGCTGCTCTGATTGCATTGTGCCCTCTGATGAGGAGCCAGAAGTATCCCAGTGCAAGAGCCTTGGACATGGATGTATTACGGTACAAATATCCCAGTATATATAGGATGCATAGCCAAGAGCAGCTTTTGcccccaggtgctgctccagGCTTTGAAAGCTATCGATTCTAACATCCTCATGACTAGAGGGTTGGTCCTTTCAGCCCATTTTCATAGGGAAATCTGAGCTTGCAGCCATGCAGCACATTCAGAGCCAGGTGTGTGTTCCCTGCCttcccccctgccccacacaggGCCAGGGACACACAAAGAGAagtggggcagcagcagaacacagGTGAGCTCATTTGATTCCCCTGGTTTCTCCTGGGCGGTAGATCACTCAACAGGCTTCAAtcagcagagagagcagctcgCAGGCATCCACCAATGGCTCTCCTTAGAGTGTTACCATCCCCTGGAGGGAGGGACCAGGCACTGCTAGAGGCTGTCACTGCTTGCCAAGTGGGACgcctctgaaaatgaaaaacaagatGAAGAAAAGGGCGGCTGGAGGCTGTATCCATCAGCTCACCTAGAAAAGCTACAACTGCCCTGGAAGACAAGCACTGGGTGATAATCTGTGAGAGCTGTGTGCCAGTGGGGAAGCCCCAGCACAGGGTGTTCCCCCTACCACAGCAACTTTcttccatcctcatcctcctgctcACTGGGGCCTGAGCTGTgccccctgccctgtggcagcagAAGGATTTCCCAGGAGGAGCACCTCTGGCCAAAAGAAGGAGATGGACCGCTTCCGGATGATCTTCCAGTACTTCCAGTCCAACTCAGAGTCTGTCATGAACGGGATCTGTGGGCTGTTGGCCCTGGCAAGTGTAAAGATGTACACCAGCTTTGACTtcagctgtccctgcctgccccagtaCAACATGGCATATGGCTTGGGAATCATGTTCATACCCCCCATCATCCTCTTCTTGTGTGGCCTCATCCTCAACAGACAGTCCCTGGTGATGCTGGAGGAGTGGAGGCGACCACCGGGGCACAGGAAGAAGGACCTTGCTGTCATCAGGTGGGGTTAGCAGCAGCAATGGCATCCCTCTTCTCACCTCCTCTTTAGCTGTCTTTCTCCATAGCTTTTATTCTCCTGGTAGATTAATTTTCTGGTAAGCTTGTCTCCTGAGACCTGTCCCCATGACTCTGGAGGGGCAGGGGTATGGTAAATGCGTTCACATCCAGCAGAAATTAAGGCAGTCTCATTCCATCCCTGCTAaagacagcagcagtgcctcAACACCTGGGCTTATGCTGCTGCCCTGTCATGTGCTCACGGGTGTTTCCTGGGGCTTCCATGTGCTAAAAGATGAggcatttgcttttaaatatgcAGAAAGTGTGGCATTTTGATCACAGTCATTCTTTATCAAAAGTCTCATGGTCTCCCTCCCTTCACCTGAGTTTTTACCAATTTGTACTGGTGGAAGGGTGAGGAGAGTCATATTCCATCTGTTACACGCAAAGTTTTGTGCAATACACAGATTGGCTCAGAGAGGGGCAAGAAAGGCTGCAGTAAAAAGGGGATTTTCCAGATTGAAACTGATGAAAACAGGAACTGTGAATGTGGAAGACAGGGGAGAGCTGACAAAGATCTGTGCATGGAAGACATAAGGGTACAGTCAAGGCAAGCACATGATGTGCAGACAGCACACAGAGCGCTGCCATGTGCTAGTAGTGCAGGTTTCACTGAGAGGCAGAACCAACAAAAACATCCCAAGGCAGAAGAAGCATCAGCTGGAGCAATGATGAGGCCAGCCCTGGGAGTAAGTTCCCTGGGTCTGGAAAGACTGCTTGGCACAGGACAGCCTGCATCCCTCAGGGCTCCggaggaggagaaggctccCAGCATTAACCCACTCAcctctctctctgctgctccaggtaCATGTGTTCCTCCGTCATGCAGCGAGCCATGGTTGCCCCTGTTGTCTGGATCATAGTCACCCTCCTGGATGGCAAATGCCTCATCTGCGCTTTCAGTGGCTCCATGGACCCCAAAAAGTTTGTGGGCATGGCCAATGTGAGCACAGTGcaggtgcagcagctgctggccaaGGTGCCCTGCAAGGATGAGGAGCTCATGAGTAACAACACGTCCCGCAAGGCAGTGTCCAGGTACCTGCGCTGCTGGTCTCAGGTGGGTCACTGCTGGCAGAGCCTCTCACGGCGGTGAGGTGACCAGGCATGTGgcatctgctcctgctcttccttgATTTGCCAACACTTCACTGTGGTCAGGCTGGGAGcaaggctgctctgggcttcTTTTTGCCTCCAAATATTGCTATCCTAAGTGATAATCTTGAGTCAGgtagggaaaaggaaagaaatgatCAATGGTTTAATAAAAGAACCAGCAGCTTCTAAACCAGATAATAAAGGATGTGTCTCCTAAAGCCCTGTTCAGTGTCAAAAGATCTTTCTAACTGCTCACCCTGCAGACAGGACCCACTGTTTTAAGGACAGTGCAAGATGAAAACAGATTGTTCAGAAGTAATAGAACAGGGCACAACAGAGAGTGGACCCCTGAGTGGCCTCAGCTCTTGGTATAGAAGTGCCAGGTCAGGTATCAGGACTGCTGGAAGGTCATTGAAAACAACCCCTTCCTTCTTATCAAAGTGAGCTGCCCGTAGACCCCTGGACCCTGGAGTTAGTGTAGGTGGCAGATAAAGATCACCAGAGATAAAGAAATGCCAAAGGAGAGCACTAAAGTCCCCTTTGCCTGGGGCACTGCTATGCTCATAGCAAATGCCTGCTTGCTCCAGGCAACTTTCCAATCAGTTATCCTTACTGAATGATTCATACACAGGTAAATATCCCATACTCTCTGGGAGGAAGTTACACCAACCCTCTGGATGCAGTATGGGGTGCTGGACCACAGGGACAGATCAAAGACAGGAGTCCAGACACATCATACTTCCCCTCCAGCCACACAAACTCCCTGTCTCACTGATACAGGCAAAGAGCTCTTGCCTGTCCTTGTGTCTGTCTTGCTCCTACATCTCTGCTTCTTATCACACAGGCACTTGGCTGGAGCATTTTGTTGATCCTTATCATAGCAGCTTTCCTTGCCCGCTGGCTCAGACCTTGCTTCAACCAGGCCACCCTCCTGCAGGCACGTCACTGGAGCAACTACATTGACATCGAGCAAAAGATTTTTGAGGAATCCTGCTGTGAGCACAGCCGGCTCTTTGCTCACGAATGCATCCTCCACTTCTTTGAAAGCATGCGGCAAGAGATCAAACTGCACAGCTTCAGCTTGCCTAGGGAGGGAGAGCGGGCTGAAGGAGAGGAAGATCTTCTCCGGGGCATCACAGATCAGGACCAGGTGAACAAACTTCTGAAAACGTGGTACTATGAGAAACCTCCCCTGGATGTCAGCCAGGCACACCAGAGGCATCCCCTGGTGCGAGAGAGatcccctctgccctgggcagacaACACCAGCACCCACTCCAAATTCCCCACACACACCAGTGTGTAAAGAGGGCTTTGTCCTGCAGACACAGAAGGAGCCTTGCCAAACATCTGCACAAAGCAAAGACCAGCAGGCAGATGACAGTGGTGCTCAGAGCTTCCTCCAAAACTCCAGCCCCAAGGCTCCACTCCAGGGCATGCCTTGCAAAACCTCCGAAGTCAGCTAGTTCTGAGGGTCCAAGGGTCCCAGTCACTGTTAATGACATTTCTCAGCCAAGGGCAATGTGGGGCATTTTTGTCGTGTCAAAGAGTTTGCAGCTTCTTACAGCTGTGATAAAAGTGTTCTGGCTTGAGGAAGGATTTAACCATGGCAGCAACATCTGGCTGCCTACACAAACCATACACACATAGAGGTGTGAGGAGCTCCTGTCCATTCCGGTGAAACCTGGTTCAAAGGATTATCAGAGCTgacactgaaattatttaattggcAACTCTCTTAGTACCACACCAACATATTTactcagaaaggaaaaaccaCCTCCTATGTCTTCCCATCTGCACTGAAATTCATGGAGCAGCATAACTTTAATTGAAGACACCTCTGAATAAggattggattgggttggatttGCAGAAGGAACAGAAGAAGGAGGCTTTGCTAACACAACCacggggctgtgctggggtttAGGTAGCTGCTGTAAGCACTGGTGCTAAGCCATGGAAAGGGAACACTTACTCTGCCTGAGAAGTCAGAACATAGATTTTAAACACCCCCCTGCTGGATTTGAGTACAAGCTGACCTATCCAGAGGATCATCCATGCTACACTTATTTGGGTATTGCCATCCACAGTTTCAAAGCTGTTTGAATGTAACACTATCTCTGAGCCTTTAATGATAATTGCTTTCTCACctgccttttccagcctccaCTGTACATGGTGCCAGTTTGACTGGTACTTCTGTCCAGCATTGCTGCCTGGATACATTAAAGTCTTTGCTGCAAAATAACCCAGAACCGACCTATCtattcctccaggctgaacctcACACTGGTGCCCACTTTGTCTCTTGGAGGGAGAGATGCAAAGTGGAAAGGCTGGGAGGAGGTGGGGGTAAAGAAGAAATGTctccttgtgtgtgtgtggaggatAGGTGGGGCAAGCAAGGCTTCCAGGAGGAAAGAAGAAGGTGGGATAGGGGCAGAGAAACCTGCCACCACATTGGGACTAAATCCAAAATGAGGgatcaaaatgaaaatgcatattAATCCCCCAAACTGAATTGTCAAGCTGCTGGCAGGTGGGTCACCTCTTCCCCAGGATGTTTGTATCCACAGGCCAGAGAATGAGGATGTACTGGGTAAAACACTGGTAGGCAAAATAACTCCATAGCCCAGCTATGGGCAGCTGCACCCCTTGGCCCACTGAGGCCCagtcaggagctgcagggcacagagggatGGGCTGCAGAGCTTTTCTTATTTGCATAGCAAAATCAGACCTGGATGAGTCCCTGAGCTCCCTTGGATATGCTAGGAGAGTGCACAGAGCCAGCTGTGGCTCATGCTGGTAGGGAAAAACACAGTGGTCTTCTCCTCAAGAGCTCTTTAGATCCAGAGAGCTTCTGAGCTCATATTTGAAATCAGCATTGCACTTTGAATTGTATCTCTGGTTTACTTTTATCAGACACAACATCACaaatctgagctgctgctcagttTGGACTCACCATTCCATACTAGTCAAATTGGGTATTTCCCTAACACGCTCAGAGCTGAGGTCTGCAGTTCCCTTTGCATGCTGCTTTCCATGTTCTCAGGTTTTAAGTCATTCCAGTGTGGCCACAAAATATGAAAtgcaaaaaagggaaagaggaactGATTTGTTATCTGTACCaggagggagaaaacaggaggaTTTAATGGTGCTGCCACAGATTTTGAAGGTCTACAAAGGTTCACGTGCTGCTGGGAGAGTTTGGTCTGGTCATGGAGCAGTTTCAGTTGGCTGGGGCCTTGGGTGCTCAttcctcccagcctccctgagtttcctgctgtgtttcctCTAAAGCCCAAGAACTCTTGTCTATTGTGGAAAGTGGTATCTGGCACCCCatgacaggacaagagacaaTAGACCCAAAATGcaagaaatttcatttaaacagAAGAGAATAGTGATTTTGAGGGTGATGGAAAGGCTTGCCCAGGAAGTCTAGGGCACCTCTATCTATGGAAATATTCATATCCCAATTATATGTGGTGCTGAATGTGCTTTGTGCAGGGAGTGGTGCATGGACCAAAAAATCTCCAGAGGTCTCCTTCCCACCAGCTCTATTAAGAGTGTGTACCCTCCTGTGGAAGTTGGGGCAGAGAGGGTCATTCACACACttcagagacacacagagacaacACAGAAATATCTCTCTGTCTCTCAGGGTTGCTGTGATGCCTGACCTGCAGATATGTTGGGCATCCTTAGGGATCCTCCGAGGATCACCTGCCAAGAGCCTGTGAAACAGCAGAGCAGACTGCAAAGACAACTTTCCCAGTCACTTCCTAAACTCTCCTGAAGGGAATTGTTACTACTTTCACATCCCTCCTTTCTATATTTTACAATGACTGGGACATGCAAAGCCCCCCTCAACTCCAAACCTTGGAGTCTGTCTTGGTGTGCAGGTGCAGGACCGGGTCCTGGGCATGTACCATCTCTCTCAGGACAGGGTTTCCAGAACACAAATAAGTTGGGATTTGGGAGGAATCGTCAGCTTTGCCTTCCCCTGCAAATCAGTTAGAGTGAACTTTCTGTTGGGAAGCTCATGAAAACAAAGTCCTTCCTAACATGGAAAGCAACATGGAAAGAAAGACCCAGGCACTGTCTTCTATGGgctctttttttattcccacTGACCTATTGTTGGCTTCAGTGAGAGTTGTAGTGCTGTACACAAGCAGACTCAGGCCTTTCATCCATGTTTAATAAAAGGCAGGGTTTCCTGGAGATCAAAAAGCTCTCAGCTTTTTACAAGGCTGATTCATGAAGGCTTTGATGTGAACTGCCCTTCAAAAAGCCATTTTCCAGGTGAATAGAGAAGCCAGTCTGAGCTCTTAGCTAGCAATACAATAGGCCTCATCTATATTCATGCAGCAAAATCTCTTCCCATTTGATGAGATCATGCAATTAACCTCTCCACAGCAAGCAGAGCTAAGACTACTCAGGTATTACCCACGCATTCTGTGctcacctctgtggtggcatCTCAGGGTGAACTCAGCATAATCAACTGAGCCCCGGGACTGGTGCGGGGCAGACTCAGAGCCTGAAGCACTGACTAATGGTAAAAACACCTGGTCTGGCTTCCTACATCTGCACTGACACACTGCAAAACCTTGGGGGAAGGTACCTCTCCTGTGTCTTCCTTGTGCCACCCACCTATGGACAGCTTCCCTTGGTGACATGTCCCCCAGCCACCTTTGCAGTCACACTGCTGCCCAGTCAGATGTATCTTGATCCTCACATCAGCAGCTCAGGTGGTGCCTGGACAGGAGTGACTGAGCCACTGCCACCATCTCTGTTTTACAGACTGTGAACAGTAGTCCCCCACCTTTTGGCCAGCTTGAGGGAGCAACCAAGTGCACCAAGGCTGCTTTGTGAACTGGGAACTGAGATGCAGGAGCACACCATCAACACCATCCACTTCTTTTAGATTTGTGCTGTAGAAGCTGAGCGTGGCCTAACTGTTACCTCTCCTTCCtctacttttccttttcccttccctttgcagaataaaaaagaagaggTATTTCCCAGTGAAGCAGCCTACATCTGTAGGGGCTGGCGGACCTGCAAGGTGCATGCCACAGGTGCTGCTGAGGCAAGGCAGACACACggagggaggggggaagctCTAGAATCCAGTTTTTCCATGTGTGCCAGCATTGCAGAGGTGGGGTGTCCTATTCAGTCCTGGGAGGAGCACCCACCTCCTGCATTTGCAAACAGGTTCACAGAGGCCAATCAGCCAACTCTGCCCAGGGCAAAAAGTGCTCTGGGGAGGACACAGCCATGGTAACACCTGCACCCTCCAGCAAAGAGGACTGGTGGCTGGAAGATTGCAGAAATGGGGATGTGGAGAAGAATGAAATCAGGTTTTGTAAACCAGAAACAACCCAGGTCCCAGATTCAaagaagagcaggaggaagcaAGCTCTAAACTTTTGTAGGCAGCAAAATCATCAGAAAATAATACTTGAATTTTCTACTTTAAATAATGGGGTTGTAAGAGTGCATGAATGAAACAGTGAACCTCAGAGAAACTTGGTGATGTCATCTTTGAAGAGGAAAtctgaaagaatgaaataaacTGAGGCCACAGCTTGGACCCTGGTGGGGGAAGGAATCAAGCAAAGATGGACAAGTTTCGGATGATCTTCCAGTTCTTCCAGTCTAACCAGGAGTCCTTCATGAATGGCATCTGTGGGATCATGGCCCTTGCCAGCACCCAGATGTACTCAGCCTTTGATTTCAGCTGCCCCTGCCTGCCACACTACAACCTGGCCTATGGGCTGGGCATCCTCCTGGTGCCCCCCTTCATCTTGTTCCTGCTGGGTTTTGTGCTGAACAACAACATCTCCATGCTGGCAGAGGAGTGGAGGCGGCCGCAGGGCCAGCGGGGGAAGGACCCGGCTGTCCTGCGCTACATGTTCTGCTCCATGGCACAGCGGGCCCTGATCGCCCCCGTGGTCTGGGTGTCGGTGACACTGTTGGATGGCAAGTGCATCACCTGTGCCTTCTGCACCTCGGTGCCTGTGGAGAGCCTGGGCAATGCCAGCTACCCCCGCCTCTCCCAAGGGGAGATACAGCGGGTCCTCGCCCGAATCCCCTGCAGGGACATCTACAATGGGCAGCAGCTCATTGCCAACGAAGTGGCCGTCAGGTACCTGCGCTGTATCTCACAGGTAAGAGAGGCACCACGGCTGTGCTCTCACTGGTGGCTTGGGGTTAGGCACTGCCAGCCTCAGCTCTTCCCCCAACAGAATCTCCTTGTTGCAATCAAGCTGCAACAGGAGAGACTGGTGATTTTGCAGGGGTACAAGGTGTTCAGACTCAGCTCTGTGGAGTTATGCCTCCAGTGTGATGCAGAGGCTGTAGCTGTAGGTCATCCTGATAATTAGCTCCCTctcctgcctgggcagcccggggctgcagagcagtgacaggCAAACCATCTGCATGTATTTATTCAGAGCAAATTCAGAAGGGGCTGAGATGGATCAGTGGCTGGTAGGTTGTCACCCTCCCCAATAACCCATCAGTTGTTCTTGCTTCTTATTACAACATGTGCAAGCAAAGGGCCGATAACCATCTTTGCCACTTGTTCCTGCCGCTGTGTGGGAACAGTCAATGTGTGTTTATTAACCATCCCAGGGAACCACAAATGAAGATGCCACTAATCACTTGACCTGTGCTTAATTCCTCTCAAGCCCTCTGCTTCTGGCCATGCTGGAGACAGGATAGTCTGAAACACTTGTCACTCATGCACTCCCATTTATGGGCAGCCCTTCTGCCTGACCTCATTAGGACAGACAGGAGTTATTATCCTCTTTAAGAGAAATGGAGCTACAGGGACTTCTCCAAAGACACAAAGCAGATTTTCCTGGGCAGACCCCAATTGGAAAGCACTGGGAGCTGAAAAACAAGAGGTCCCACATAGAACTCCACCCAGGTGCTCTTTTAGGGGGCTGCAATTCCAGGAGGGTTGAACCTCATGAGCTCTGCCAGTACAGCCTGGAGGCAGCTTGAGCTAAGACTGATGGTGAACAAGACAGACTGGTCCTGGCTCTGCCCTCATCTCACCCTTCCTGTCAGACCCCATTAACAGGGGAGCTTTCACTGCTGCTCACTCACAGTAGATGTTACTAAGTTAAACAGCTCAGAAAAAAGAGGTAGACAGCTGCATAAACCAGGGAGTGTCTGGGACAATACTGCAAGTCAGAGGACACAGGCTATCCTAGACCTAGGTGAGGCACCATCGTGTTGGAGGAAGGACCAAGGGCTGGGTATAGGATTCAGCCCTGGTGTTACTTATGGTCAGTGCCTGCTGAAGCTCCGCTGCCTATGTGGATGTACTGAACAAAATTTCAATGCAAATGGTTCATAGGGCCTCCTTGTCCTATGTTTTGCAGTTTTGCAGTGTAAACCCAGCCAAATGTGAAACAGCTCAAAGTGGAGTCAGGCTTGTTTGCAAACCAGGGGGGTTCTGCTGGCTGGTTCTGCTGGGCAtgtgctctgcctgcctgtgacAGCTCTAGTTCCCCTTCTTCCCTGCAGGCTCTGGGCTggtgctttgtgctgctgatgACCATTCTGGCTTTCTTGGTCAGATCGCTTCGGCCTTGCTTCAGCCAGGCTGCCTTCCTGAAGAGCAGATACTGGTCCCACTACATCGACATCGAGCGCAAGCTGTTCGATGAGACATGTGCAGAGCATGCCAGGAGCTTTGCCAAGGTCTGCATCCAGCAGTTCTTTGAGGGCATGAGCACAGACCTAGCGGCTGCTCGCTTCCACCTGCCCAGGAAAGTTCCTGCTGATGTGGGGGAAGCTGCCGAGAAGCTCTTGGGCATCACAGACCAGGGCACCATGAACATGGCCCTGAAGAGCTGGCACAGATGCAAGCCCCCACTGCACCTCCACCCACCTGCCCTCCCCACTAGAAATGGCTGGGCAGGAGAAGGGCAgccccccccacacccctgTGCACCCCGAAGAGAGACAGCTGCCTACTAcagctgggtgtgagggcccacggagctgtgcagagacagAATCACATTTTTGTGAGATGGGCTGCAGAGAGGGCAGAAGAAGCCAGAGCACAGGCAAGGGCCAGTGCCACAACAGCTCCAGGGAACAGGCACCCAACGGGCTCAGTGGTGGCAGTGTATCCCATCTGCTCTCATCTGCTCTCACATCCAGTCCTACAGCATCAGTAATTCAGGTAATGAGTTTTGTGCCAGGAGGGACAATTTTTCAAAGCCATGATGGACGAGCCCCAGGGATGCTGAAGGGTGCAATGTGACAGCCAGATGTGCCATGTGTCCCACACCACTGAGTACCAGGTTGGTGTTCTGGCAGTTGCCAAGACAGACACTACCAGATGTGCAAAACTTCCTCTCTTTCATGACATGCTCAGCACCGAGCAGTGCATGTGGGTTTAGGCAGTATTAAAAATCCCCTAGTGGGGAAACAAGCTGGGAGTGCCCCTTTCTCCTGCCAAGCTGTGAAACGCTAAAAGATCACACTACCCCTCCACACACTACATCCCCACAGACACACGGCTCCAAGCcaagaaaagctttaaaataaatttgaccAAAGCAGTGAAGAGCTAGTGAAGAGACATCCCATATCACACTACATGTGACAGAAACAGTGTGGTTGGTGTTACAGGCACCATTAAATTCACAATTAAATGCACGATTCCACAGAGATGCTCCTTGAGGGAAGTGTCCAGATAAGGAGAGCAGCTAGCATTCAGCAGCAGGGAGTGGGGAAGGGGCCAGGCCAACACCCAGCCACAAATCCATCTCAGGACAATTTGTTCTTACAATTTTTCCTGTATCTCTCCCTGACACAAAGATTGTTGTGAAAAACCTGCCTGGGTGTTTGTTTAAGGATAAACAATTCAGGCTTaccaaataaataattcaggCTTACCATTCAAGCTCTGTGTTCAGACACCAGGATTTATAGAAGCTATTTACAAAAGCTGTTGGTGTTTCTTTACTTGGATGCAATGAAAAGGACTGGAAGAGCCCCCAGGCtgagcctgaggcactgaggcTGTGTGAGTTGAAATGTTTTGCCAGTGCATGGCCACCAGCAGGAGCCAGCCCCGGGGTTGAGAGAAGAAGCTGGGAAGTCACCGCCAACATTACACAATACAAGGTGGCTGCCCACTTCCATAGAAACAGAGGATGACAGGATGCAGGCCCTTGAGGTGACCATAGAAATAACAGCCTGGAAGAGTGTTTCCTAGTGGCCCTGATTTCATTACCAATAGACAAACCCCTTTTGAGGGATGAGTTTTAGCCTTGCCATGTCCCTTCTGAGATGTTCATCTACTTGAAATTTCTGCTGTGGTGTTCTTGTTCAAACAACTTATTATGACTGGCCAGTAACTGAGGTGACTGTCATTTGCCTAAACCTTAATTATCAGTGTGTAACTTCACAGAGGCTTTGGGGAGGAGAGAACAAAGGATGAAAACGATGAGGAAATtctcctggctgctgtgagAGCATCTTAGCAAGCCCATAGTCAAGGGCAGGCTGAATCTGGCCAACTCCCAAGAGAAAGGAGCGTGACATGGCTTGGTCATTAATCTTCACACCCAAGCTTTAATTAACGCACCTGCCCAGAAATTAATAGGCACAAAACCTGATTTACAAAGCAAAGGAGATTAAAAGATAAAGGCGGTTTCCACTCCTATTATTTGCAGTTCGATGCCGTTTGTGGCTCACTGAGAAATGTATGCTCAGAGTCCCCACGATGGCAAACAGCACAGAAGGATGGGAGGCTTCATGGCATAGCCATTAAGGTACCAAAAATAACTAGATGCATTTGCAATGAGAACTAAGATTAACTAAGTTATTTTAACTAAGACTTATTCATTATTAAGTTATTAATTTAACTAAGATTTTTAGGATTAGAGGTTTGCCCCCATGCAGTAAATTCAGCATCTTCAGAGTCTTCATAGATCAGGCAGGTTCTCCTCTCCCGGCTGGAATCCGGAGGCATTGCTCATTGCCTTTGGGAGGAGTGCCTTCCCAAGGGAacctgacacagctgctgggaTTTCAGCCGGGCTGTAGTC
Proteins encoded in this region:
- the CALHM3 gene encoding calcium homeostasis modulator protein 3 translates to MDRFRMIFQYFQSNSESVMNGICGLLALASVKMYTSFDFSCPCLPQYNMAYGLGIMFIPPIILFLCGLILNRQSLVMLEEWRRPPGHRKKDLAVIRYMCSSVMQRAMVAPVVWIIVTLLDGKCLICAFSGSMDPKKFVGMANVSTVQVQQLLAKVPCKDEELMSNNTSRKAVSRYLRCWSQALGWSILLILIIAAFLARWLRPCFNQATLLQARHWSNYIDIEQKIFEESCCEHSRLFAHECILHFFESMRQEIKLHSFSLPREGERAEGEEDLLRGITDQDQVNKLLKTWYYEKPPLDVSQAHQRHPLVRERSPLPWADNTSTHSKFPTHTSV
- the CALHM1 gene encoding calcium homeostasis modulator protein 1 encodes the protein MDKFRMIFQFFQSNQESFMNGICGIMALASTQMYSAFDFSCPCLPHYNLAYGLGILLVPPFILFLLGFVLNNNISMLAEEWRRPQGQRGKDPAVLRYMFCSMAQRALIAPVVWVSVTLLDGKCITCAFCTSVPVESLGNASYPRLSQGEIQRVLARIPCRDIYNGQQLIANEVAVRYLRCISQALGWCFVLLMTILAFLVRSLRPCFSQAAFLKSRYWSHYIDIERKLFDETCAEHARSFAKVCIQQFFEGMSTDLAAARFHLPRKVPADVGEAAEKLLGITDQGTMNMALKSWHRCKPPLHLHPPALPTRNGWAGEGQPPPHPCAPRRETAAYYSWV